From the genome of Magnolia sinica isolate HGM2019 chromosome 12, MsV1, whole genome shotgun sequence:
GTCTCTATGGACCGATGAGAAAGGGGTGAGCCGTCTTAGGAAATGACTTCACTTAAAAGACAGATACTACCGTTGCAGGCGAGGGAGCGACGTTGTCCAATCTTGCAATGCACTCACTCCTGTTACAAGAATGAAATGACGCCCCAGCTCAACTCAAGATCGATGACTCTGTCACTTATCACACCAATAGCCCCCAATTGCTTGAAGATGCATGCGCGATATGATAAAGGGCCCCTAAGAGGAACCAATAAAAAGTCAGGGTAGAGCCTCGAAGCTGGCCCAAGCAAAGATCGGCACTCAAAGGCCTTGATGAGGAGCAGCCCGTAAAAGGAAAGTCGTGAAGACGACAGACTTGCCAATTAGGCACACCGTGAGGCTGACATGTAAAGCcgcaatgaatgaataaatgatccaTTGATTCCTCATCTTCGAAACACATAACACACATTTGGAAGGATCATTTCCTTTTCCAAAGATTATCAACCATGAGAACCTTGTTGCTCCCTACTAGCCATGCCAAGGTAGCCAGCCACCTTTGAAAGCGCACCGTATCGCCAAACAAAAGTAGATGGGCTAACCCCGACATTGAACTAACATCTGCTTAAAATCTTGAATTAGGATTTTACCGAAAATTTCCCCGACCTTTCTTGTACCTACGCAAACAAGTTTGATTCTTGATAATATCGACCTCACCTTGGAGAGCAGCTGCAGAAGGTTGACCTACTCCTTGAGTTCTTCATCATCTAAATTCCTTCTTCACGGCAGAGCCCAGATAACCTCCTCTCcttggaaagaaaaacaaccagcTACCAAAATACCCTCTCCCAATGCCAGCCTCACTAACCTAAGGAACGCCTCACACAATTTCTGCTCCCCCACCCAAATAGCTTCCCAGAACCTAATCTTGGACCCACTTCCTAAGGAGAACCCAATCCCTTCCCACACATTGCTTTTTATAGAAGCTACCGCTTTCCAAACCCAAGAGGACCTATAAAACGACGAGGGCCGATTCCACCATACCCCCCATTTATACCATACTTCCTACCCACCACCTCCCTTCATAAAGAGCCCTCTTACACCCCGAACCTCCAAAACCCATTTTCCTAATAAGGCTACATTAATTCCCTCCAAGTTTCTTAACCTGGCACCCCCTTGTTCTCATGGCTTGCAAACATCCTCCCACTTCATAAGATGGAACTTTTGTTTATCTTTCACTTCCTTCCAAAGAAAATCCCGCCTAATTCTTTCCAATCTAAGCCAAGACCGATTTAGGACATTTAAATAATAACATGAAATAGATCGGCAAATTCGACATTGCTACCTTAGTAAGGGTTATACACCCCCATAGGGATAAATAACTATTCCTCCACTAAGACAGCTTCTTATCATCTCTTGATATATGAAAATCTGAGTTGTCGAGACTCAATAGTAAAGCCTCTCACCAGCTCCTACGCGCCTTTTTTTTAAGGTAACAATGTCAGGGTTTGACCCCtgaatcactcacacacactaaaCTATCTCCACCAGCACATCTCCTCCACACCTTTGTTGATCATTCTGCAAAAAGCTTCCATAACTACCACAAACAAATAAAGAGATAGGGGATCTCCTTGCCACAACCCTCTAGAAGATAAGGAGACAATTGAAAATCCCCATGTATTCTCTCCAATCCATTAATAAAACTGACTAGCACTTAAACAAGGACATGAAATAGATTGAAATGATCAACAAAGCCTATTTTATTAAAGCGATTCAACCACCGAAGCCAAAGGGCAAGTACCTACTTTTCTAAGCTAAAAGCCTTTATTTGTCTCTTTCCACGACTACATCCCAAagattattttcttttcttttccccttttttttgtcAACTTTCTAATGCAATAATGAGGGATGCTTAGGTAAGCCGATGAGAACCTACCTATTTTGCAACcaaacatatttaaaaaattattaacttCTTCTCCTTCCAATTGCCTCctaatattttcttttttggggACTAGGAAATATATATTCAGATGTATGAATATTCAACCTTAAAACTATGGACTTACAGCCATAATCATAGATACCCTTCCCACAAAACTTTGAATTGCGTAGataattatgtttttctttttggtagAGAGTTGGTCGGGGGGGTCATCCTATAGTGGCAGAAAAAGAGGGGAATGTTTCTCTTCCTCATATATTATTGTCTTACTCTTGCTTGGATCTATGGTGATTTCTTGAGATGCAATACCGCTGCCACCTAACCTCCAAAGTTCTACAAACTAGTTCTTTGGATCTGGTTATGCATTGCCTTTCCTTGTTTGAAGCTCCTCACCATTAACGTTAAGGCTATGCCATCCTACGGTGCTACTAAATGAAAAGATCTTATCAATGTCCATGATTAATAAATCATATAGATCGAACTGCCAAATCGGAAAAATTAGGTGCTATCCTATACATATTTGTATCGACTAAGGTAACAAGCTAGAGATAAGCAAACATGAACCGTTGACATCCGTCACAAGATAAACCATTGCCTCTCGGGCCTCGCCAACAAGTCGATCGATTGCTTGGGGTGGTTGGGGAGAGAGACAAGGATGTAGCTTTGTGTTTCCTTATGGCTAACACGGGAATTGGAATCCCATCTTTTGGTTCCCCTAAAGGCCTACCCAGACTTTTGAAAGGAAATAGGAAGTAAATGAGTCTAGGTGTTTTCGAAGATAGGGTGGATGAGGCCATCCCGCATGTCGAGAGACGGGGAAAAGGGGGGAGATGTGTCCCCATGAAGATCCTGTCATGGAATGTTCGTGGGTTGGGTTGCCTCCATAAGCGATCCAAAGTTAAGGAAATCTGCTCCAAATCTAAGGCTCGTTTGATTGTCCTCCAGGAATCCAAGCAACAATCTGTAGAAAATAAGATGGTTCCTCTATTTGGAGCTGGAAGGTATCGAATGGGCAGCCCTTGATGCCTCTGGCTCCTTGGGAGGTATCTTGGTCCTCTAGGAGCTTGTCATCTGGAGCAGGGAGGACAGTTGGTCAGGTACGTTTTCAGTTAACATTGTCTTTAGAGGGGGACTTCAATGTGGTGCATTTGCTTCATGAAAAACTCAATGGAACTAAAGTCTCGACTCGTATGCATGGTTTTTCTTTTGGGTTAGGGAATCACGATCGTATTGACCTCCTCATAAGGGGAGTGAAATTCACTTAGTCGAATGGTCATGCCTCCCCAACTATATCTCTACTAGATAGATTTTTAGACTCCACTGAACGGATTCAAAGGCTCCCTTTAGCTTGTCAGAGAGGCCTTCCTATGTCGATCTTGAACCACTGCCCGATCCTCTTGGAGGATGGGGAAATAAACTGGGTTCCTATGACCTTCATATTCGAGTTAGCTTGGCTCGAGGTGGAGGGTTTTTCCTCCATGATCAGTGGCAGGTGGTCAACTTTTTCGGTTCAGGTCAAACCCGATTTTGAGCTTTTTAAGAAAATGCATATGCTCAAGGAGGCACTAAAGTTGTTGCACGAGAGGTGTTCAGCAAAAGGGAGTTGGAGATGTCTTTTATCCTGGCATATATTCAAGCTTTAAACATCCAGGAGGAAGGGGACCCTTTGTCAAATGAGGATTTGACTCTTAGAAATAAGTTGTCTTCAgattatgctttaagaaataaggaagaagaaatcaaATGGTGCCAATGTTGTATGAGTTGTCTGGCACAAGGAAGGAGATAAAAACACTGAATACTTCCATGAGGTAGCCAGTGCTAAAGCGAGGTGTTATGTTATCTCTTCCCAAACTTGTGAATGGGGATCGCCCTTCTAATAAAGATAATATTTCCAATGTTGTGGTTAACTATTACACCCTCCTCTCCAACGAGGGCTATGACAAGCCTTACATTGATGATCTTCCTTTCTCCCATATTTCCTCAGTGGAAAAGGCGTCCCTGGAGAAACATTTCCTTTTAGAAGAAATCAGGACTGCGATTTTCAACTTCACCAAGGATAAAGCCCGTAGCCCTAACGAGTTTCCCCTCGCCTTCTTCCAATCTTTTTGGGAGCTGATGCAGCAACACATTTTTGCATTTGCCCAGGACTTCTTCCAATCTTTCTAGGAGCTGATGCAGCAACGTGTTTTTGCATTTGTCCAGGACTTCTTCCAATCTAGTCAAATCCTGTCGAAAATGGGATGTTCTTTCATAGCTTTGGTTCCTAAGGTTAAGGGTgttggatgcatgaaggactttCGCCCAATCAGTTTAATGGTTCCCCCTTTGGTCTCTTCAAGGCTACTAGTGGGCTTAGGTAGGGAGACCCTCCATCCCCcttcttgtttatcattgtcTCTAAGGCTTTGAACATAATGCTATCCAAAGGGCAAGGAATATTGGTCTACTCAAAGGGTTTGTTGTGGATAACTTTCCTAAGAGAATAAACCAGTCTTTTGTTCGTCGACGATGCTCTCATCTTTTATGAACCCTCTAGCCCAATGGTAATCTGCCTTACCATGTCTATTTGCTAGTTTGAAGTAGTCTCGGGGCTTAAAATAAACCGTGCTAAGAGCGAATTTTTAAGTCTTCACAAGTTTGTTGAGGAAGTTACGAGCCTTGCCTCTATTTTTTGTTGTCGTATGGGAACCTTTCCTAAATGTATCTTGGGCTACCTATGTGTGTGGGTAAGCCTGCTCTGCAACTCTAGGATAGGGTGCCGAACAGAGCGAAAGTTACCTCCTCGGAAAAGTAGCCTTTTTATAGTTGAGGGGAAAAATAACTATGATCAAACCATCCCTCTCCAACCTCCTTCTCTATTTCATGTCTTTGTTTCGTTGCCCTAAATTTGTTCTTTTGAAGATTGATAAACTTCAAAAGACCTTATGGCAAGGTGGCTCCCACACTAGGAAGTTCCCTCTCCTCAGGTGGGATGAAGTCTACAAGCCGGTCACTGAGTGAGGAGCGGGTATTAAGCACCTTGATTTAGTTAGTTCAGCCCTCTTAGGTAAGTGGATCTAGCGTTCTGTTTTTGAGTATTCTCTGCGGAAAAAGGTTGCGGTGGCTAAGTACGGTGTAGAGTTGAATGGGTGGACTAAGAAATCTTCCTTGTACAGATCCTCTACCCTTTGGAAATAAGTGGATAAGATAGTTGTTCTAGTTTTCAGCAATCTCTCCTTCTTAGTGGGAAACGGTTAAAGGGTTAAATTTTAGTCTGACCCTTAGTGTGGAGTTGCTACTCTTAAAGACTCCTTCCCACTCTAGCCAGACTACGCCCAAACCAAGATATCCTAGTTTGCCCAAACCAAGATATCCTAGTTTCAGAGTGTTTTTCCTTCCCTGGCTCGGGTGGAGTGTGGACTCCCCCATTCGGAGGAGCTTAAAAGACGAGGAATTTGCCCGGTTACTCATGCTCCTTTCTCGAGTGCAGGAGCTTGAGATTGCCCCTAAGGTTCTTAACTTTGTTTCTTAGATGCCTGAAAGAGGTGATGCCTTCTCAATGCAGTCTTTCTATGATATTGTCTCCTCCCCTGTGGATCCTACCTCTCTAAGTTGCATGGACCCACCGTGGTCATATGGGGCCCCTCTAAAAGTATCGGCCTTTGCCTGGTTGGCTGGCTAGTAGAAGTTGCATCCTCATAATTGACAACCTCCAAAGAGGGGCCTTGTTCTACCAAATGCATGCCTGCTCTTCTTCTAGGGTGTGGTGTTTGTCCCCCATCTTCTTTTTCATTGCCCCTTCTCCAGTGCAGTTTGGTCAAGGGATTCTGTAGCAAGCGGATGTCTCTTGGGTGGTCCCTTGTTCGATTGAAGCTCACATTAGATCTTGGGATGTTGGAGGTGTTGGGAAACTTGGAAAAAGGAGGTGGAGCCTTGGTCCACTCACCACCTTCTAGGCCATCTGGCTAGAGAGGAATAATCGATGTTTCAACGATGTGAAAATCTCAGTCAGCGGGGTTCTATGTAGAGTCTTTTGGTCCATCAGCGATTGGGCTCTAGGTTAATGTTTGTGGGTTGTGGGTTGGGTTTGAGCTTTGAGCTTTTGTATTTTCGTCTTTGTTTTTGTTCCTTTTTATAGGTCTTCTTAGTTTcaatctctttgtttttctttttctttttttcttttcttcttcttcgcttgttttcttgctttcttgGCTTTTGCCTTTTAATAATATtatcatctttccaaaaaaaaaaaagggaaattatGTATCAGGAAAAGAGTTCTTGAGTGTCATTATCAAAGAAATTTTGGTAATGAATAATTGTGACAAATTGAAATAACATCAACTGCATCATTCAAATGGGGAAGATTTGGATGTTGTCAAATACCCACCCAATCTTATGTATTCTCTAGCAAAACACAGAACGGAAAATGAGCTCAGATTTCCAAAAATATTGGTGCACCCATTCATATGTGAGATCGCATGCTTAGCGATCCAATAATCATATGCCAGACAACTCATTTATAGATGACTTATAACAATATTAGCACATTTTCTGAACTATGAAAGTTTCGTTAGTTTTACTGTTAGAGAAAGAAATATGCTTTATATAGCAAGCAACCTATTTTTGTAGATAGTCACCTGCTCATGTTGAACCACCGAATCGAGCTGCCACCGTTGTTCAAAAGTGGAACCCTGCAATATCATTAACATTCAGGCAATTTGACAAGTAAAATCGCAAATAAACATGGGGGAGGCAACAATCTTACTTTAACAAATCCAAGAGAATCTGTTGAATTCATTGTGTTTCTGTAACCCAAATTCTTAGgcttcttctttttgggttttgtGGACATCTCTGTGCTATCAAGTGTTGTCAGCTTTCCAAAGTCTCCAGTGGACTCAACTTCCAAGTTTTTCTTGAGTTCGGATCCACCATGCAATGAACTCTGGTCGTCCTGGAAAGAACTAGTATCTCCACTTGAAGCATCAGTTTTATTTGGCAGTTGCATGCCCCCAGTAACTCCAGCACTGAAAGGACTGGCAACCCTTTGCCTTGCAGCTGTACGAACGCGCTTCGTTGGAATGGAACCGACATTTAGGCTACTGGAAGGCCTTTTTACTGTTAACAGGGATGGTTGATTTCCCATTTTGCTTTCTACACAGTGCCCATAAGACGAATCAGCCCCTACTTCATATGGTCTGGTAGCATATGACTTCTGTGagtttttcctctttctttgaGCGAATTTTGATGACTTGCTACCTTCAAAAGATCCATGTAAATCATACACCCCTGTTTCTCCTTCATCGTCTTCATATGCATTCTCTCGAGCTCCAAACTCTGGATTCAAATATATGATGTCAAGTATATGACGTTTATAAGTAAGGAATGAATCAAAATATTCTGAAACAATACCTGCAGCAGAATCATGCAAAGATGCCTCGACTTCCTCTTGGCGCCTAGCATTGCCGATTTTCTGAAAAGAATTTTTTGATAAGATAGATTTGGACCTACTTTTCATCCATAAGAATGGACACTACCAATGAGAAAGATAAACACCACATAAGTTGCTGAATCGTTGGAGTGACATACTACTCATAAACATAGCTATGGAAAAAGCTCAAATCAAAAATTTTACTTCTTAAGCAAGAAATTAGGAAATAAGAAATGCATATGTGGATGGGTCATACACCAAAAGTGTTCCTTTTAACGGGTGACACCAtaaggatgaaaaaaaaaaaactttttatgaataatgttcaattttattttttcaatcaaAAGTAAAAGAAATGGTACAAAGAAAGTTAAGTAGAAACGAAAACCCGAGACATAAAAGTagtacaataaatacatcaaataagAGGGAAGCAGTTCCTAATACAAGTatcttctcctagctcccttctTTGGCAAGGTTTGGCAAAGAAAACGAAGTTATGGAGACAATCAAGCCAGGTTTTCACTCGAATCAATGTGCATGTTCACTATAGCAGTTTCACAGAAAACAAGGTGGCATTGTTGCCACACATAATACAGTTACTGATtatatacaacaactacaacacaaATGAAAGAACAAATATAGCCAGGAATAATCTCAATGTCTAAGGATCGGATAGTCAAAATGATTTTTTACATATCAAGTATGGGCATTGGCAAGCATAAGATATTGAAAATAGATATCCATAAGGATGACATTGCCAGTGCTATTTCTCACACAACAAAGATGCATAAAGAACAATTTGCCAGCATGCGCTCACCTCATATTTTGCCCAAAAGGATTCCACAGATCTCCTGTAGTTTTCCATCGCGACAGGGGGGACAGTGTAGAAGAGGCTTTCCTgacaattataaataaataaataaataaaatcagtgTCTAATGTTTCATAAGCAACCAGGTGTGTAGCCACATAGCACGAGCTACAATGAAGACAAGAAGTTAGGGACAGAAGTTCTACCTGCCATGTCTAACATCCTCAAAGAACGAAAAATATAAACACATGTAAAGTCTTTGAAAACGATAGACATGGTTTCAACCAATCAGCCTTCAGAAACAACAAACTTGATATGCTAAATACCAAAAAAGTAGAAAAGAACCAGCCCATACTTCTGAAAATCGATCTTCCCATGTCACTTCCAAAATGCCGGCATCGGATATCCTCTCCGGGGTGGTTGGTGCTTCAGCTTGAACAGGACAATCCAAGGAGCTGTTATATTTCAAGAACCTTACGGCATATCTCTGAAGTGGAAAACGGAGATTTCGTCCAGAATCTCTCTCCTCCAAATTTTTGCCAGTCCCCTGCAACAGCAAGAATCAGTAAATACCCATCACAAGTTTACAGAGTATTCAAGTAAGGAACAAACAACTTAACAAGCAAgtgcatccaattcattcaagtAATGCATGAATCATGAACTATGAAATTGAATGAAAAGATGGATACTGGTGAATCACGTAAACGTAAACCAAAGAACAAAAAATGTTCCTTCATATAGAACCACAGATTCATGCCACATGGACACTTTAATTGGACCCACAAAACCACGTTGACACGCATGCAGGAACGTCTGAAACCAGCCAATAAAGGAGACTAGTTCCAGTGTAATGGCAATGTGATATGGACCTAGACCTCTAAGCTGGGGTTTTCATTTTCCTTGCCTCGGGTTAGAGTGTCAAATTTTTCAGTTAATTATattaataaaaaacaaaacacaTCCCAGTGTCATTAAGGAGAGTTTACAGGAAATTGCCATATCCTGGAAATAAACATAAAAGCAAAACCTTTAGAGATGAAATGCCTCGATGCCCAAGAACAGAGGCAGCACCATTGCAACATTTTTTAACTAGAGTAACCCATTCTGAAGCCCTAAAACAAGAAGCCTTCTACATCAGACATGAAAGGATGCCCAAAGAATGTGTAAGAATGCATGGTCACATATAAACGCAATGCAAAAATGTTCTTAGTCATGCAGACGTGAAGGCAACACATTATTCTTAATCCATATATTGTCAACTTAGTCATACATTTTTTTACATGCTTTATTAGCAGTTCCTTCGAGTAGACGTGGCGAGAGGGTATAGGAATAATACGACGGGAAATAAACTGTCTTAAATTATGCCAGCCTGTAATACCATGGCACCACTGTCCTAGTTCAGCTATTTATTGAGTATATAAATTAATGGTCAATGCCAACCCCTATTAGTTgggggataaggctttgatgataaTAATGAATGGTCAAAGAAAACAAGTTAGAATTAacacttttctttctctttctttcctgtttttcttttttactttttctttttatcctctctttttttcttttttcttttttgagaagtCAAAAGTAGAGAACCATAAAAGTTGGAATCATATCCACCAGTAAAAACTAAAACGATGCAGAAAAAGTCCTTTAAAGTTTAAACATAAATATCTAAAGAGCAAATCCAAAGTAATAGCATGGCAGTAGTTGAACAAAGTAAACAACCAGCGACTTGACGTGTTCTTCAATCTTGTCTTTGACAGCTGCCCCAACCTTAGCCTTCCGCAATCCAAATAAAGCTGAATCGCATTCTTCCTCAAGGTGAACACCTGAATCATTACTCTTTAGAAGCACCTCCATTGAATGCCAGAATTGCAGGATAGCCTTTGCGAAAATGCGAGCCACTTTCTTCTGCTTCCGACATAGATTTGCCTCATCAAATTTTAACCGACCAGTAGAAGCAACCCAGTGAGACATTTGAGTTGCAGCAGTTGTCTTCCAAAGACGCTCCTATTCAAGGAATTAATAGGAAAAAAGAGGTGAGGATGACAGACACAGTATTGCAGTAACTAAAGATGAAAATGCATCTTCCACTATCACAAGAAAGATTAATGACAAATCACAAGCTAAACTCAAACTATAACATATAAATCGGTGAAATAATCAGGTCTAAAGAAACCTTCTAAATAAGCAGGGTCAAACATGGATTCTATATTAGATTGACAATGGCATTGAAAAGTTAAAGTCAAATAAACAAAAAACAGGTAGTGGGTCGTTCCTGAAAGGCAGACCTGCATATAATCATTCGCCAACCATGCCATTTCCTCAAGGACAAAATCCCAGTGAGATTTCCGCCGTTTCACTGAAGGGGAACTACTAAAGGATAGCTCGCCAGCCCTCTTAAGTCTAGCCTGTACATTAACATCGAAGTCAAAACTTCCCAGCTAAAACTAATAGTAGTTGCATTTAACAAATCAGAACTTGGAACTACAAGCAATGGACTAACCTCTATCATTTGAGCCTCTTCCAAAATAGCATCTTCATGCATCTTGTCCACTAGCTTTGAGCAGCTCTCTGTACAGTTTTGAAGCTCAGATGCAGCTGGAGACCCCTTCGCAGGAACGGTGGTCTCTGGAGGCTCCACATTGGAGGAAACAGAAGTACATAAAGGCCTACCTTGAGTGCACAAACCTGTAATTTTCGAATTGGATTTATCACCTAATGAATTATTCACATTTCCTTCCAATTTTGAAATAAGATGATCTGTCAGCTCCATGCCCTCAGTGTTGGTGGCAGGCTTCGATTCGCTATGCAAATTAGATCTGCTATGGCATATCTCCTCTTCAATCTTGATCTGAATTCCAGAGTTGCTGAGGTTAACATCATTATCAGCAACAGCATGCGCCTCACAAGCTTTGGACTCATTTTCTTTAACCTGGTTAGCGTCTTTTACCAAAGAGGTCCCTTCAATAGCTGGAGCCTGTTCTTTGGAACTTCCATCAGGACTGCTGCTAATCTTCCTTAATACTGAACACTGGTCAGTGACAACATTTCCATCTAAGCTATGACGAACCCGGGTACAAGAGAACTCTGAATCTAACCCTTTTTTTGTAGTAACTGCAGGCCCAGAATCAAAAatgtgatttcttttattttgaccTTCATTTTCCAAGTCAGTGCCATCTCTATTTGAAGTCCTAAACCCATTAAGCTGACCAACAACACTAGAGAAATTTTCTGTCTTCGCTTTAGCTGCATAGGACACACGATCAGGACTAACTGAAACTCCATCTTCCCTCTCTCCAACTAACACAGGTTGATTATGTTCAGTTTTTCCAGTATCTACCCTGTCTTCTGACTGTCGAACTTTAGGCACATCAGTCATTGCATCATGAGCCTGAACAGCATCCAACTCCATATCCATTTGATTATCAGATGTGAGGATCTTGGAAACCACATTACCATTTGGACTTGTTGTTTTCGAGTTACAAATAGAAGAAACCGCGTGATCCTTATCCATGTGCACTTCACATAATGAACCCTTTGCATCCCTTGAACCGTGGCGAGAAGGAAAAATGGAAGATCCATTACCATGGCCAGATGGATGTAAATCAGTTGAAACTGCATCACGACTTGACCTGGATCTATTTCTTCGAGCATATGCTTGGCCTTTCACCCCAAGGCGGAATATTGCCGAGTCTTCCGACTCCTTTGCATTATTACTTCCATCCAGCTGGGAAGACTGTTCTGATGAGGCGATATTACCCCTTCTAGTGGGATGTACACCCTTCCTCTCACCATCAAGAGTATCATTTTCACCATCGAAAAGTAAAAGATTATCAGCAATATTTGGTTCCCGACCCAGAGGAGCCCCTGGTCTCCCGCTGCTGTCGACAGAATCTCCATGAGGTGAGGCAGTCAATGCAAAGCTACCTTTTGCTTCACTACAAGACCAAAACAAACCACTTGTCAACCCATAAGAGACTGTATTTGTTACTAACAATCTTGTCATGAGCACTTAGAGGGATAGTACCTAATCACATAGTGCTCAGCAAGCTGATCTGTGAGTGAAGTAGACTGTACGCTGATTGAGGTTGCGGGACCGAGTTTGAAGTCCAGTGGATTGCCCCCCTACAAGAGATAGAATGTGCAGTTAACATCAATTTCATACATGAAAACTGAGTAACGAATGCATCCCACCATCTTACTTTTTCAAGAAATTCTAGTTCCCTTCTCCGTTCCTCACGCACATCAAACTCTTGCCTACAATCAACAAATAACAAGTCAAAGCTTCCATGTGAAATGGccacataaaaaataaattttaaaaaaaaattaaaagagagagagagagagagaagaagaagaagaagaagaagaagaagaagaagaagcaaactaATGTTATTCCAGTGTTACCGAAGCTCTGCTTGAGCCTTTTCGATGGCCGCACGGCGGGGAGAGGTTTTGCTATCTACGCCTACTCCATCAATGACTCCTCCCATGGAATCAACCTCCGCATTTAATAAGAGAGCAGACCCTGGGCTGTGTCCATGCATTTCTTCGTTACTTACTCTTCAATAGGTATCTCTACAGCAATCTCCCATCGTATGATCAAGAGTTCCTCCAATTTTTACTAGTCAAAAGATAAATAGTGAGACTGAGAGTGATGAAGCAAAAGAGATGGTTCTGTGAGCTAAATCTAACAATTAAGTCAAAGTTCATGTTAGCCTGGATGGCTCATGATGATGCAAGGGCACCCTGTTACCTGATTTCTTCATAAAGGACTAGTTGCTTGATCTTAGAAAAGCATACCAT
Proteins encoded in this window:
- the LOC131221089 gene encoding chromatin modification-related protein EAF1 B-like isoform X1, whose product is MHGHSPGSALLLNAEVDSMGGVIDGVGVDSKTSPRRAAIEKAQAELRQEFDVREERRRELEFLEKGGNPLDFKLGPATSISVQSTSLTDQLAEHYVISEAKGSFALTASPHGDSVDSSGRPGAPLGREPNIADNLLLFDGENDTLDGERKGVHPTRRGNIASSEQSSQLDGSNNAKESEDSAIFRLGVKGQAYARRNRSRSSRDAVSTDLHPSGHGNGSSIFPSRHGSRDAKGSLCEVHMDKDHAVSSICNSKTTSPNGNVVSKILTSDNQMDMELDAVQAHDAMTDVPKVRQSEDRVDTGKTEHNQPVLVGEREDGVSVSPDRVSYAAKAKTENFSSVVGQLNGFRTSNRDGTDLENEGQNKRNHIFDSGPAVTTKKGLDSEFSCTRVRHSLDGNVVTDQCSVLRKISSSPDGSSKEQAPAIEGTSLVKDANQVKENESKACEAHAVADNDVNLSNSGIQIKIEEEICHSRSNLHSESKPATNTEGMELTDHLISKLEGNVNNSLGDKSNSKITGLCTQGRPLCTSVSSNVEPPETTVPAKGSPAASELQNCTESCSKLVDKMHEDAILEEAQMIEARLKRAGELSFSSSPSVKRRKSHWDFVLEEMAWLANDYMQERLWKTTAATQMSHWVASTGRLKFDEANLCRKQKKVARIFAKAILQFWHSMEVLLKSNDSGVHLEEECDSALFGLRKAKVGAAVKDKIEEHVKSLGTGKNLEERDSGRNLRFPLQRYAVRFLKYNSSLDCPVQAEAPTTPERISDAGILEVTWEDRFSEESLFYTVPPVAMENYRRSVESFWAKYEKIGNARRQEEVEASLHDSAAEFGARENAYEDDEGETGVYDLHGSFEGSKSSKFAQRKRKNSQKSYATRPYEVGADSSYGHCVESKMGNQPSLLTVKRPSSSLNVGSIPTKRVRTAARQRVASPFSAGVTGGMQLPNKTDASSGDTSSFQDDQSSLHGGSELKKNLEVESTGDFGKLTTLDSTEMSTKPKKKKPKNLGYRNTMNSTDSLGFVKGSTFEQRWQLDSVVQHEQKDLSKKRLESQQFDSNGNAGMYGQHVAKKPKILKQLPDGSPESITPVNGSMPSPVASQMSNMSNPTKLIKMIANRDRGRKSKALKMPAGQSGSASPWSVFEDQALVVLVHDMGLNWELISDAINSTLQFKCIFRKPKECKERHHFLMDRNAGDGADSAEDSGSSQPYPSTLPGIPKGSARQLFERLQGPMEEDTLKSHFEKIIVIGQQLHARRSQSDNQELKQIAPVHNSHIIALSQACPNNLNGGPLTPLDLCDATTLSPDVISRGYQGSHTSSLAIPSHQNPVTPVLPTSGANSMLQGSSGMVLANSLPSPSTSLNAPARDVHRYGVQRPSSLPMDEQQRMQQQYNQMISGRNIQQPGLPVSGALPVSGALPVPTDRGVRILPGGSGMGMMSGMNRGMAIPRPGFQGIASSAMLSMVSSGGMPSTVNLHTGAVSGQGNSMLRPRDALQMLRPGQNPEDQRQMMMQELQMQVTQGNGQGVTPFNGLSTAFSNQTVPPPVQSYPVQHQQPHQMPQQPHMLNNPHHPHLQGTTNPNSHPQAYAMRIAKERQRMLHQQHQFTTPSASMPHAQTPSQHPMPPLQNSSPIQQQVSAQPVSLPPPISQHPLTPSSSPLNPIPQSQQKQHHGPHGLSRNLQAGGNLPNQMLKQQRQRQQQQHLQQQQRPHPQQRQQSQQQAKVMKGLGRGNMMLHQNLPVDASHVNSNGLPPAPANQVAEKGEQQVMHHLMQGQGLFSGSGSIPVQPGKPLMPQMSSQGQPQPHQQKMFSRPPQPSPKQLQQMSSHLDNSNQGQAQVPPSHTLLGASQPSMPSSSSLSLASQQQQQLQRQTSQSQQTVQRMLHQNRQTSSDSTIQSPADQVQANPQSANGAFQMVPNATLTQCTDSTNAVPPMSSSASVAPSQWKPEPMYDMSTTAPTPQLAAMGNTPQPNSVGTEPMSSSSQGLAQRQFSGSGVPVHGHHMSGQWQQQPQPQPHQPPHQQQQHRQAGQGGVYARPSSSGPG